In the Terriglobales bacterium genome, TCGCCCAGCAAGAACCGCGAGGACTTCGAGGAGCGCTTCCGCGCCCTGGTGCACGAGATCGAGAAGAACCTGAAGACCGAGGCCGCCGCCGGCGCCGCCGTGCGCGCAGCCTCCCTGGCCGGCGTGGCCGGCCGCTGACGGAGGAAGAACCATGGCTCGTGAACGCGTAGCAACTCATCCCGGCGCGCGCGGCAACACCCTGCTGGTGCTGCTGAGCCTGACCGTGGTCACCTTGCTGTTCGTGGCCTTCCTGGGCAACGTGAAGAGCGGCAATCTGGTGAGCGAGGCCAGCCTGCTCTACGTGACCCTGATCTTCTACGGCGCCGCCACCGCCCTCTACTTGGCCTTCGGCGTCACCGGTCTGGAGCGCTACGTGCGCTTCGCCCTGGGCTCGACCTGGCTCGGCTTCCTGGCCAACACCCTGGCCTTCGCGCACCGCTGGTGGACGGCCGGCCATCCGCCCTTCTCCAGCATCTACGAGATGCTGCTCAGCTTCGTGTGGACGCTGGCCGCGCTCACCCTGGTCGCCGAGCGCCGCTTCGCCGTGCGGGTACTGGGGACGGTGACCATGCCGCTGGCGGTGGTGGGCGTGGTCCTCATGCAACTGCTACCCAGCGAAGTGCGGCCGCTGGTGCCCGCCCTGCAGTCCACCTGGCTGCACGTGCACGTCACCTTCGCTATGCTGGCCTACGCCGCCTGCGCCGTCAGCTTCGCCCTGGCGCTCATGTTCCTCATCCAGGACCGTATGCACACCGACACCTTCCTGGCGGTGACCAGCGCCCTCTCCACCGGCATCTACCTGGGCATGTTGACCCGCTTCGCACCCGCGGGCGGGCTGCGGGTCATCGCTTGGGACTTTGCCGAGCGCCGGGAGGTGTTCCTGGCTCCGCAGGCACGGCTGTTTGTCGTCATCCCCGATCTGGGCTGGCTTTTCCTGGCGGTGACGGTGGCGGTGGCCGCGCCTCTGGCCCTCTACGTCTGGTCGCGCTGGAGGAAGGACGAGCGCGCGCTGAACTGGGCCAATAGCGCCTTCTATCTGGGCCTGCTCTTCCAAGCCCTGGCCCTGACGGCTTTCGTGCTGCGCGCCCGCGGCGGCAACTACGCCTCCCTGGAAGCCGAGGGCCTGTACCCGACCTCGCTCTCCGCCAGCCCCTTCCTGCTGGCCGGGCTGGTGGGCGGGATCTTCGCTTCCGTGCTCTACCTGATGCTCTACTGGCGGCGGCACGACCTGGAGCGCCTGCTGCCCTCCGCCGACGCCTTGGACCGGCTGACCTACAAGACCATCGGCATCGCCTTCCCCCTCCTCACCCTGATGATCGCCGCCGGCGCCTACTGGGCCAACCGTACCTGGGGCGCCTACTGGAGCTGGGACCAGAAAGAGACCTGGGCGGCCATCACCTGGCTGGTCTACGCCGGCTACCTGCACATGCGCATCACCCGCGGCTGGCGGGGGCGCCGCGCCGCCTACTTCGCCATCCTGGGCTTCGCGGTCGTGATCTTCACCTTCTTCGGGGTTACCTACTTGCTCGGTGGCCTGCACGCCTACGCCTGAGGCGCGGCGGCAGCAGGGACTGCACCGCAAACCAGGAGGCCGGGTTCGCTCCCGGCCTCCGGTGCGTCTGCGCTAAGATACCCCTTGTGACGTAGGTCACAGTGGGCTGTGTCGCCCCTGTGCCATCCTTTTTCCGCACCCGGATGCCCGTCCTGCGGGTCCGGGGACAAGGGTCTGCTGTGAGTCTGCCCCGCATCAATTGGCGCCTGAAGGCCATCCTGCCGGTGGTGGGTGTGCTCTGTGCCGGCCTGCTGGGCTTCGTGTGGGCCACCGTCTCGGTGCAGGGACCGGAGCGCGCGACCGTGCGCCTGGTGGCCACCTTCGGAGCCTTTGTCATCTGCGCCGTCATCCTGGTGGTGCTGGCGGTGCTGGTAGAGCATCCCTTGGTCGAGTTGCAGGAGAAGATCGCGCGCCTGCGCCAGGGCGAC is a window encoding:
- the ccsB gene encoding c-type cytochrome biogenesis protein CcsB, giving the protein MARERVATHPGARGNTLLVLLSLTVVTLLFVAFLGNVKSGNLVSEASLLYVTLIFYGAATALYLAFGVTGLERYVRFALGSTWLGFLANTLAFAHRWWTAGHPPFSSIYEMLLSFVWTLAALTLVAERRFAVRVLGTVTMPLAVVGVVLMQLLPSEVRPLVPALQSTWLHVHVTFAMLAYAACAVSFALALMFLIQDRMHTDTFLAVTSALSTGIYLGMLTRFAPAGGLRVIAWDFAERREVFLAPQARLFVVIPDLGWLFLAVTVAVAAPLALYVWSRWRKDERALNWANSAFYLGLLFQALALTAFVLRARGGNYASLEAEGLYPTSLSASPFLLAGLVGGIFASVLYLMLYWRRHDLERLLPSADALDRLTYKTIGIAFPLLTLMIAAGAYWANRTWGAYWSWDQKETWAAITWLVYAGYLHMRITRGWRGRRAAYFAILGFAVVIFTFFGVTYLLGGLHAYA